One Bacilli bacterium genomic window, CGGGCCGTTGAACCACATTCCGTTGATTGCCACCGGCGGCGTCAACCTGCAAAATATTGCGGATTATTTCAAAGCCGGCGCGGTAGCTGTCGGACTGGGCGGCAATCTGGTGAACAAAACGCTGATCAATAGCGGCAATTTTGCGGAGATCGCCCGTTTGGCAAGCCAATATGTCGCGGCTGCCCGGCAGGCTGGTGAAGCGGGATGACGGACGCGCGCGACAAGCGGGATTGCGCGGTTGACGTCGTTACGTTTGGGGAAAGCATGGTATTGTTTACCCCGATGCAGGAGACGCCGCTCGCTTACGCTTCGTTATATATCAAATCTGTGGCCGGCGCGGAAGGCAATTTCGGCGTTGGCCTTGCGAGATTAGGCAAAAAGGTGCGCTGGATCAGCCGGCTCGGCACTGATCCGTTCGGCGATTTTGTGCAATCGACGCTCGCCGGGGAAGGGCTGGACGTATCCCGCGTGATTCGCGACGAAACGCATCCGACCGCCGTATTTTTCAAGGAAAATAAAAGTGCCGGCGATCCCCGCGTGTTTTATTACCGCAAGCATTCGGCGGCAAGCCGCCTGCATCCGGACGATGTGCGGGAGGATTGGTTTTCCGATGCGCGGCATTTGCATGTCACCGGCATTACGCCGGCGCTTGGCGAGCATACCGGCGAGATGGTGATCGCGGCCATGAAGATGGCAAAAGCGCAAGGTCTTACCGTCTCGTTTGATCCGAACATCCGCTTTAAACTGTGGGATGAAGCGACTGCGCGCAGTACGCTTCTGGCCATGCTGCCGCTGTGCGATATTTTTTTGCCGGGGATCGAAGAGGCTGAATTTCTGATCGGCGA contains:
- a CDS encoding sugar kinase — its product is MTDARDKRDCAVDVVTFGESMVLFTPMQETPLAYASLYIKSVAGAEGNFGVGLARLGKKVRWISRLGTDPFGDFVQSTLAGEGLDVSRVIRDETHPTAVFFKENKSAGDPRVFYYRKHSAASRLHPDDVREDWFSDARHLHVTGITPALGEHTGEMVIAAMKMAKAQGLTVSFDPNIRFKLWDEATARSTLLAMLPLCDIFLPGIEEAEFLIGEKPVEQYGRAFLEMGPKVVALKLGAEGSIGFARGFAAKAAGFPVPRIVDTVGAGDAFAAGFMSVILDTEIGRLTEETLTAALTRGNLLGSMATQFRGDWEGLPTLAEVERRLAGGKDRTR